The following is a genomic window from Nitrospira sp..
CTCACTATGCCGTGGCCAAACAGTGCCTCGAAGCCGGCAAGCATGTGTTGGTTGAGAAGCCGATTGCGGTCCGGCCGGCCGAGGCGCATGAATTGGTGGCGCTCGCCCAGGCGAAGGGTTGCCGGTTGCAAGTCGGGCACAGCGAGCGGTTCAATCCGATCATGCGGCTGATGCGGCCGCACATCCAGCGGCCGGCGTTTATCGAGGGCCATCGGCAGGGGAGTTACAGTCCGCGCGGAACGGATGTCGATGTCGTGCTGGATCTCATGATTCATGACCTCGACCTCGTGTTGTCCCTTGATCCTGGTCCGGTTGAAGAGGTGCGCGCTTCCGGGATGGCGGTTCTCTCCCCGACGATCGATATTGCCCAGGCGCGGATTCAGTTTCGCAGCGGCTGCGTGGCGAATCTTACGGCGAGCCGTATCTCGACCAATAAGATGCGCCGTTTGCGGTTCTTCCAACGAGAGAATTATCTCTCGATCGATTTTCAAACTAGGCAGGCGGTGATCGTCCTGCGCCGCATCCCGTCTGGCGCGCCGCCTGAATTGGTAACCGAATCCTTTCAGGGCAATGCCGATGAGCCGCTCAAGCTTCAGTTGGAGTCTTTTGTTCAGGCTATTCGAAGCGGATCGCAGCCTGAGGTCTCGGGAGAGAATGGCACCGCCGCGCTGGAGGTGGCGCACCAGGTGTTGGCCGCTATTGCAGAACATGCCGCGCGCCAATCCTTCTAGCCCGGCTGTGCCGATTGTTTCGCGATCCGTGCGATTCCGCATAACGCGCTGTTCACTGTGAGAGACTCTCGATGTCGAAGATTTTGATCGTAGCCGGAGAAGCCTCCGGCGATCTTCATGGGGCGAATCTGGCCCGGGCGCTTCGCGAGCTCGATCCCTCCGTCCAGTTAGTGGGCGTCGGCGGGGTGGCAATGAAGGCTGCCGGTGTGCAGCTGGTGGAAGGCTTCGGGCATCTCGATGTCATGGGGATTGTCGGGTTCTCGGCCTTGCGCGCGATCATCCGCCGGTTTGCCGCCATGCGCCGGCTGCTTCGATCTGAACGATGGGATGCCGTAGTCTTTATCGACAACCCCGGACTCAATCTGCGCTATGCCTGGTTTGCCAAGTCGGCCGGGCTGCGGGTGATCTATTATATTGCGCCGCAGATCTGGGCCTGGCGTCCAGGCCGCATGAAATATATTCAACAGCGTGTCGATCAAGTCCTTGTGATTTTGCCGTTCGAAGCCGAGCTGTATCGCAAGGTCGGCTTGCCCTGTACTTTTGTCGGCCATCCGCTGCTCGATGCCGTGGCCCCGCATTATGATCGGGCGAAGTTGCGCGAACGATTCGGGTTGCAGTCGTCCGGCCGGATCATTGCGTTGTTGCCAGGAAGCCGGTCGGCGGAAGTGCGGCTGCATCTCCCGATTCTGCTGGAGGCGGCGGAGCGATTGCTGCGCGACGATCCGACGATGCAGTTTCTGATGCCGCAAGCCTCGACGATTGCCGACGCTCTGATCCGGCCGTTGCTGGACAAGAGTTCGGCGCCAGTCACGGTGGTCCCGGAGCAGGCGAGCGAGGTGATGGCGGCCGCGGACCTCATCTGCGTGGCCTCGGGGACGGCGACGTTGCAGGCGGCGGTTGTGGGGACCCCGATGGTGCTGTTCTATCAGGCGCATTCCCAGTTGACCTATCGGCTGGCCCGGCTGTTGATCCGGGTGAAGTGGATCGGATTGGTGAATCTGGTAGCCGGCCGGACCGTGGTGACGGAATTAATTCAGCATGAAGCCACGGGTGAGAGGGTGTATCATGAAGTTCGCCGGTTGTTAGACGACCGTGCGGCATA
Proteins encoded in this region:
- a CDS encoding Gfo/Idh/MocA family oxidoreductase (MaGe:77310225), with protein sequence MKDLRAGVIGVGHLGQHHARLYASIPGVTLVGVTDQSPERAQEIASRHAAQSYRHFEDLLNDVDLVSVAVPTSSHYAVAKQCLEAGKHVLVEKPIAVRPAEAHELVALAQAKGCRLQVGHSERFNPIMRLMRPHIQRPAFIEGHRQGSYSPRGTDVDVVLDLMIHDLDLVLSLDPGPVEEVRASGMAVLSPTIDIAQARIQFRSGCVANLTASRISTNKMRRLRFFQRENYLSIDFQTRQAVIVLRRIPSGAPPELVTESFQGNADEPLKLQLESFVQAIRSGSQPEVSGENGTAALEVAHQVLAAIAEHAARQSF
- a CDS encoding Lipid-A-disaccharide synthase (MaGe:77310226) encodes the protein MSKILIVAGEASGDLHGANLARALRELDPSVQLVGVGGVAMKAAGVQLVEGFGHLDVMGIVGFSALRAIIRRFAAMRRLLRSERWDAVVFIDNPGLNLRYAWFAKSAGLRVIYYIAPQIWAWRPGRMKYIQQRVDQVLVILPFEAELYRKVGLPCTFVGHPLLDAVAPHYDRAKLRERFGLQSSGRIIALLPGSRSAEVRLHLPILLEAAERLLRDDPTMQFLMPQASTIADALIRPLLDKSSAPVTVVPEQASEVMAAADLICVASGTATLQAAVVGTPMVLFYQAHSQLTYRLARLLIRVKWIGLVNLVAGRTVVTELIQHEATGERVYHEVRRLLDDRAAYDEMKRSLQAVKASLGQPGASRRAAQVILDACRA